CAGCAAGGATTGAAACAGGGGCAGGAAGCAGCCGTTGAAGAGATGCATAAGCAAATGGGGCGTTTACAACAATTGATTAATGCGTTGTATGACCCAATTGCTGAACAGGATGAAGCATTGACTCAGCAATTGGTGAATATTGCGATAACCATTGCCAGGCAAGTTATCCAGCGTGAGCTGTTGCTAGACTCACAGCAAATAACTGCAGTAGCCAAAGCGGCTATTCAAGCGATGCCTGTGACAGATCAACAGATCAAGGTTTTCTTAAACCCTCAGGATATTGACCTAATCAATGAACATATTACCCAGCAGGGGGAAAGTTGGCAGCTCCTGCCAGATGAAAAATTATTACCCGGCGGCTGTCGAGTAGAAACAGCCAACAGTTTGGTGGATGCTTCCGTAGAAGCTCGGCTGAGTCAGTTAACTGAAAGATTGGCTGAACAACACTTACACGCTCACGCACAAACTATTCAACAGCAGCCTTCTATTTCAAAAGAAACTACGGAAGCAACCCCGGAAGTTGCTTCTGATCTAACTGAACCCCCCCAGGCTATACCAAATGACCAATCTGCGGATTCCCCTGACAGAGAGGCTTAAGCCTTATCAACAGAGCTTAACTCAACCAGTTCAGCCATTAGTGGAAGGTCGTTTGACCCGGATGGTAGGGCTAACTTTAGAAGCTGTTGGTTGTCGGATTTCTACCGGCCAGCGTTGTATGGTCGTGGCAGACGATAACACTCAGGTTGAAGCTGAAGTGATGGGTTTTGCTGGCGATAAGTTATTTTTGATGCCATTGACGTCCGCAGAAGGGATTCATCCAGGAGCGAAGGTGATTCCAGTGGCCAGTGAAACCTTGGTACCAGTAGGGGCTGGCTTATTAGGCCGCATCCTCGGGGGGTTAGGAAAACCTCTTGATGGGCAGGGGCCACTGGACGTGGAAGATTATGTGGAGCTTCATGGCCCAATGATCAACCCACTTTCACGGCGGCCAATCAAGGAACCACTGGATGTTGGTATTCGGGCAATTAATGGGTTGCTAACGGTTGGTGGGGGCCAGCGGTTAGGGTTATTTGCTGGTAGTGGCGTTGGGAAAAGTGTTTTGCTGGGCATGATGACTCGCTTTACTGCAGCTGATATCACTGTGGTGGCGCTGGTTGGTGAACGGGGCCGTGAGGTGAAAGAGTTTATTGACCACACCTTGGGGCAAGCAGGGTTAGCTCGCTCAGTGGTAGTCGCTTCTCCTGCGGATGACTCACCGTTAGTGCGGCTACGGGCTGCAATGTTAGCCACGAGAATTGCTGAGTATTTTCGTGATCAAGGCAAGAGTGTCTTATTATTGATGGACTCATTAACCCGGTATGCCCAGGCGCAACGGGAAATTGCTTTGGCGATTGGTGAGCCTCCTGCCACTAAAGGTTATCCTCCCTCCGTGTTTGCTAAACTACCTCAGCTGGTAGAACGCGCCGGTAACGGTGCTCAGGGCAGTGGCTCAATCACTGCATTTTATACTGTGCTGGCTGAAGGGGATGATCAGCAAGATCCTATTGCAGATGCGTCTCGGGCAATCTTGGATGGCCATTTAGTGTTGTCCCGTCACTTGGCTGATGCAGGCCATTACCCTGCGATTGATATTGAAGCCTCAATTAGCCGTGCGATGCCTGCTATTGTTGATGCCAGTCACTTGGCTCATGCTCAACGGTTAAAACAATTAGTCTCTGCTTTTGAAAAAAACCGTGACTTAATCAACATTGGGGCCTATACCCAAGGAAGTGATGTTGTAACAGATGAAGCGATTTTACGAAGACCTCAGTTGGAGCACTATTTAACCCAAGGATTGAATGAACAAGCGAACCTGGCTGACAGTATCAGCCAACTGGAACAATTGTTATCAACTCCTATGGGGTAAGGGCATCGCGACAGTACCGTACATAATAAGCTGTTGGTAATGGCTGAGCAGTATGCTGGGAGCAATGATGATGAAACCTGCACAACAACTTAAGGTAGTGTTAAAAGTTAACCAGGCAAGGGAGGCTTCAGCAGGGCAATACTTGCAGCAATGTCAGCAACAATGTTTGTTGGCTGAGCAACAACTGCAGCAATTGTTTCAGTTTCAAGCAGAGTATCAGCAACAGGCTGCGGGGCCTCATGTGAATGTGCAGCATTTGCAAATGATGAGCAGCTTTTTGGCACAACTAGGCAGAGCCATTGAGCAGCAGCAACAGCAGCTTGTTACCGTGACTAAACAGTGGCAGCAGGCTAGGGAACAGTGGAAACTTGCCCATCAGGAAACCAGAAAAGTGGAACAATTGCAGGCAAGAATAGCAGCTGCAGAACAGGTGCAGTTAACCCGAAAGGAACAACGGCTATTGGATGAATGGGTGGCAGTCCATCAATCTCATAAGCACTATTAAGTTGATTAATGCTATGCTGAAAAGATAAGGGAATGAATCAAGGGGGATACGATGGCAATATCCACAAGTAAGTCAGAGGATGGCAAACTAACCATCAAAATTCAAGGTCGCTTCGATTTTGGTGAGCACCAAGCATTTCGCGATGCTTATGAGCGCATTTCAGGGCGTCCTGCCGAGTATGTGATTGACCTTAATGAAACAACCTATTTAGATAGTTCGGCGCTAGGCATGTTGTTATTATTGCGTGATCACGCCGGTGGTGACGAAGCTGATATTAAAATTGTCAACTGCAAGCCGGATGTTAAAAAAATTCTATTAATTTCTAATTTTGAGCAGCTATTTGCTATTCAGTAGTTTTTCACTGTTTCGTCTCAAGGTATGCATTTCTCGTTAGTCGGGAATTATACGATGAATGTCGTGTGACAACAGTTGATGTAGGGCACCCAATAATCAGCTAACACTAATGACACCTTTAATATAATGGGTAATAAGATAATGGTGCTAGTGGTAGTTTGGCTCAACAAATTCAGTCATCCATAAAACAAGGCTGTTGCTTGGCCTGATCACTTATTTTGGTGTTTAAGCGTAAAACTATGGGGCTCACCATATTAATTGCCGATGACACAGAGACAGACCGGCTTATTTTAAAGACAATAGTCACTAAGTTGGGGCACCGGGTTGTCATTGCAACTGATGGTGCAGAAGCCGTTGAATTATACCAACAAGAACATCCTGCCTTGGTATTACTGGATGTCATGATGCCTAATGTCGATGGTTTGGAAGCAGCAAGGCAAATTAAAACATTAGCGGGTGAAGAACTAGTCCCTATTATTTTTCTTACGTCATTAACGGATGCTGAGTCACTTGCTCGTTGTTTAGATGTAGGAGGGGATGACTTTTTATCTAAACCTTATAATGCCACTATTTTACGTGCAAAAATCAATGCCTTTAACCGCATGCGGATGATGCATAATACGTTGCAGGAGCAGCGGGACAAAATAGTTGAGCACAATCAATACTTACTGCATGAGCAAACCGTAGCAAAAGAAATTTTTGATAAGGTAGCCCACTCGGGTTGCTTGAATGCCCCTAATTTACGTGCTGTGCAATCTCCATTTGCCATTTTTAATGGTGACATTGTTGTGGCTGCACGAAAACCATCGGGGGGAATGATGGTATTGTTGGGTGATTTTGCTGGTCATGGGTTACCTGCTGCTATTGGTGCAATGCCGTTATCTGAAATCTTTTATGGCATGATTTATAAAGGCTTTTCCATGCCAGAAGTGTTAGCAGAAATTAATGGTAAATTAAAAAAGGTATTACCTGTCTCTAGCTTTTGCTGTGCGGTGATGGTCGATATCGATTTTACCAGTAAGCTCGTTAAACTATGGATTGGTGGTTTACCTGACTGTTACTTATACCGCAGTTGTACGGGTGAGTTTGAAACACTTGCTTCTCAGCATTTACCTTTAGGCATTCTTGGTGCACAAAAATTTAATGCCGATTATCAGTTGATAGAAATGGCTGATGGCGATCGATTATTACTGATGAGTGATGGTGTCATTGAAGCACAGGACGAATCCAAACAGTTTTTTGGTGTGGATCGGTTGTTACAGGTATTTAAGCAAAATCAGCAAATTGATAGTTTGTTTAATGAAATTCGTGAATCGGTATTTAGCTTTATTGGCGAACCTACAGATGACTTGACCATGGTGGAAGTCACTATGGTGCCGCTGGAAACGTTTGCAGATGAAGATGAAGTTTTTGAAGTGTCTGCTGCGAGAGGTGCACAAAACTGGTCAGTTAATTTTGAGTTTCGCCCGGAAACGTTGCGCCACTATAACCCAATCCCTTTAGTGCTGCATTGTTTGATGGAAATTCCTGGTTTGGGATTACATAACAGTAAATTGTATACCATTTTATCAGAACTGTATTCCAATGCGCTGGAGCATGGTGTACTACAAATGAGTTCTTCGCTTAAGCATTCCAGCCAGGGGTTTTCTGAATATTATGCAGAAAGAGAAAGCCGCTTACAGTGGTTAAAGCAGGGCTATATTCGGTTTTCAATTAATCATCAGCCTACTGTGCAAGGTGGTAGTGTTCAAATTAGAGTTGAAGACAGTGGCCCAGGTTTTAACTATCAACAGCTTCAAAATGCCATGGATGATCAATTATTTCATGGACGAGGCGTCAGCCTATTACGTTCATTTTGTCAGCAGGTGGTTTATCTTGGTAAGGGAAATTGTGTGGAAGTGGTTTTTGCATGGACAAATGATTAGAAAAAAATTGGCCATCCCGAAAGGAAGCGATGAGGAGGTGGGATGATTGAATCACATTTAGATATGGATGCCATTCTTGAACTGAAAGCTGTAATGGAAGATGAGTACGCAGTGCTTGTTAATACCTTTATGCGGGATAGTGCTACACGAATTGAGGGAATGGCCAGTGCTATTGCTGAAAGCGATGCTAGTCGATTGCGTGAGTTGGCCCATAGTATGAAAGGCAGTTGCTTTAATATGGGGATCATGCCGTTGGGGAATATGTGCTTAACCCTTGAAGAAAAAGGCAAGAGGGGTGATATAAGCGATACAGAGTCAGTTTTGGTTGCTATTGAACAGGAATATAAGTTAGTTGAAGGGTTTTTAAAAAGCACCATTAACTGACTTTCTTCGCTTACCTGTTTGGCATAGCCATTGCTCCTTTTCCTGAGTAGCAAAAGTAAGCGGCAAATTCAGGTAGCTATATTGTTAGCAACAAATAAGTCAGTAAAGTAGTAAGTGAGCTAAGCAGTGGATACTTTCTTATTAAATCTTGGTGTGGCAAAACAGAAACCGGTGAAAAATCAGCCGGAAGAGCCTCCAGTTGTTAATAATCAGCAAGCGGTAGCGGCAGCTGATGGCAAACCTTTTCAGAAAACTTTGGATAAACAACGGCAAAACGTTGCCACAGAGTCTAATCATGAACAGCCTCAATCAGTAAAACCGCACCAACAGAAAACCGAAGCTACGCCAATAGCAAAGCCAACTGATGACAGTAACACTGAGCTATCCCTAGTAGAAGCGATATCAGAAACAGAGGCTTTTGCACTACTGGATAAAACCTTGCTGCTAACAACTGAGCAACCCAGCCAACAGGAAGGTGAGCAAGCTGAAATGGATATTAGCACGCTAATGGAAAGCACCTCTTCTACTTCCAAGCGGTTAAAAGAGGTAAGTGAGGTGAAGCAGGAAAGTGATCAGCAGACAGACCCTATTCTCAGTGTTTTGAGTG
This genomic interval from Spartinivicinus ruber contains the following:
- a CDS encoding ATP-binding SpoIIE family protein phosphatase — translated: MGLTILIADDTETDRLILKTIVTKLGHRVVIATDGAEAVELYQQEHPALVLLDVMMPNVDGLEAARQIKTLAGEELVPIIFLTSLTDAESLARCLDVGGDDFLSKPYNATILRAKINAFNRMRMMHNTLQEQRDKIVEHNQYLLHEQTVAKEIFDKVAHSGCLNAPNLRAVQSPFAIFNGDIVVAARKPSGGMMVLLGDFAGHGLPAAIGAMPLSEIFYGMIYKGFSMPEVLAEINGKLKKVLPVSSFCCAVMVDIDFTSKLVKLWIGGLPDCYLYRSCTGEFETLASQHLPLGILGAQKFNADYQLIEMADGDRLLLMSDGVIEAQDESKQFFGVDRLLQVFKQNQQIDSLFNEIRESVFSFIGEPTDDLTMVEVTMVPLETFADEDEVFEVSAARGAQNWSVNFEFRPETLRHYNPIPLVLHCLMEIPGLGLHNSKLYTILSELYSNALEHGVLQMSSSLKHSSQGFSEYYAERESRLQWLKQGYIRFSINHQPTVQGGSVQIRVEDSGPGFNYQQLQNAMDDQLFHGRGVSLLRSFCQQVVYLGKGNCVEVVFAWTND
- a CDS encoding flagellar assembly protein FliH translates to MTRKDVERVISAGEAADVKPFGLPVFVNARHIVKHRTRDPERSPASKSIQQQASAAPQTPATEPTGQAPMPASPQPTAVSTAESPAASPAPALSESDQQQEQGFHSGFNEGKQLGWQTGLEEGKTAGYQEGLTSGQEAGYQQGLKQGQEAAVEEMHKQMGRLQQLINALYDPIAEQDEALTQQLVNIAITIARQVIQRELLLDSQQITAVAKAAIQAMPVTDQQIKVFLNPQDIDLINEHITQQGESWQLLPDEKLLPGGCRVETANSLVDASVEARLSQLTERLAEQHLHAHAQTIQQQPSISKETTEATPEVASDLTEPPQAIPNDQSADSPDREA
- the fliJ gene encoding flagellar export protein FliJ, with translation MMMKPAQQLKVVLKVNQAREASAGQYLQQCQQQCLLAEQQLQQLFQFQAEYQQQAAGPHVNVQHLQMMSSFLAQLGRAIEQQQQQLVTVTKQWQQAREQWKLAHQETRKVEQLQARIAAAEQVQLTRKEQRLLDEWVAVHQSHKHY
- the fliI gene encoding flagellar protein export ATPase FliI encodes the protein MTNLRIPLTERLKPYQQSLTQPVQPLVEGRLTRMVGLTLEAVGCRISTGQRCMVVADDNTQVEAEVMGFAGDKLFLMPLTSAEGIHPGAKVIPVASETLVPVGAGLLGRILGGLGKPLDGQGPLDVEDYVELHGPMINPLSRRPIKEPLDVGIRAINGLLTVGGGQRLGLFAGSGVGKSVLLGMMTRFTAADITVVALVGERGREVKEFIDHTLGQAGLARSVVVASPADDSPLVRLRAAMLATRIAEYFRDQGKSVLLLMDSLTRYAQAQREIALAIGEPPATKGYPPSVFAKLPQLVERAGNGAQGSGSITAFYTVLAEGDDQQDPIADASRAILDGHLVLSRHLADAGHYPAIDIEASISRAMPAIVDASHLAHAQRLKQLVSAFEKNRDLINIGAYTQGSDVVTDEAILRRPQLEHYLTQGLNEQANLADSISQLEQLLSTPMG
- a CDS encoding Hpt domain-containing protein; protein product: MIESHLDMDAILELKAVMEDEYAVLVNTFMRDSATRIEGMASAIAESDASRLRELAHSMKGSCFNMGIMPLGNMCLTLEEKGKRGDISDTESVLVAIEQEYKLVEGFLKSTIN
- a CDS encoding STAS domain-containing protein, whose amino-acid sequence is MAISTSKSEDGKLTIKIQGRFDFGEHQAFRDAYERISGRPAEYVIDLNETTYLDSSALGMLLLLRDHAGGDEADIKIVNCKPDVKKILLISNFEQLFAIQ